A single region of the Paramicrobacterium fandaimingii genome encodes:
- a CDS encoding ABC transporter substrate-binding protein, whose product MADFTRRQFAALAIGGIGASFFLTGCGPQAASSQTSSADDAYKEATLVLGWWGNAVRNENTANLIDLYQKQHDTITIKPRPGEWSTYWTKLSTQVAGGTMPDIVQMDQKYIAEYGGRGALLDLTKHKALDLSDFPKSALESGTYDGKLYGINAGQNAYSVFANADVFAELGVDLPDDESWTWDDFFDVAKSVTDASGGDVIGTSLVAQDADLMVWARQKGEELYSQDGKIGVSKESIASWFEYLLKLSSSGSGPNPDAFTQDVSSSVEQSLFATKKAAMGWSWTNQLKAYTEATGNDVRLLKLPSFDGNAGAAGMFFKPSMFWSASSKTKNPAQTAAFIDFLVNDVDAAKIGLAERGMPVNPTVLDAIRDDLSDADKAGLEFLESIEEDVKSTPPIPPTGTSTVQATIQRYAGIVLFEEQSPADAAQALHDEMTGLIT is encoded by the coding sequence ATGGCAGATTTCACTCGACGGCAGTTCGCCGCGCTGGCAATCGGCGGCATCGGCGCGTCATTCTTTCTCACAGGCTGCGGACCACAGGCCGCGTCGTCGCAGACGAGCAGCGCAGATGACGCGTACAAAGAGGCGACGCTCGTACTCGGCTGGTGGGGAAACGCTGTTCGCAACGAGAACACGGCGAACCTCATCGATCTGTACCAGAAGCAGCACGACACCATCACAATCAAGCCTCGGCCCGGTGAGTGGTCGACCTACTGGACGAAGCTGTCCACACAGGTCGCCGGCGGCACGATGCCCGACATCGTGCAGATGGATCAGAAGTACATCGCCGAATACGGCGGCCGTGGTGCCCTTCTCGACCTGACGAAGCACAAGGCACTCGACCTCAGTGATTTTCCGAAGAGCGCCCTCGAATCGGGAACCTACGACGGCAAGCTCTACGGAATCAATGCCGGCCAGAATGCATACTCGGTGTTCGCGAATGCCGACGTCTTCGCCGAGCTCGGCGTCGATCTGCCCGACGACGAGTCGTGGACGTGGGATGACTTCTTCGACGTGGCGAAGTCGGTGACGGATGCGTCGGGTGGTGACGTGATCGGAACCTCCCTCGTTGCGCAAGACGCCGACCTCATGGTCTGGGCACGCCAGAAGGGCGAAGAGCTGTATTCACAGGACGGGAAGATCGGCGTCTCGAAGGAGTCGATCGCCTCGTGGTTCGAGTACCTCCTCAAACTGTCGTCATCGGGTTCCGGTCCCAACCCCGATGCGTTTACGCAAGACGTCAGTTCGTCTGTCGAGCAGTCACTCTTCGCGACGAAGAAGGCGGCAATGGGCTGGTCGTGGACGAACCAGCTCAAGGCGTACACCGAGGCCACCGGCAACGACGTCAGGCTGCTGAAGCTCCCCAGCTTTGACGGCAACGCCGGTGCGGCCGGCATGTTCTTCAAGCCGTCGATGTTCTGGTCTGCATCGTCGAAGACGAAGAACCCCGCTCAGACAGCGGCGTTCATCGACTTTCTCGTGAACGATGTCGACGCCGCAAAGATCGGACTCGCGGAACGTGGGATGCCCGTGAACCCGACGGTTCTCGACGCCATCAGGGACGACCTCTCCGACGCCGACAAGGCAGGGCTTGAGTTTCTCGAGTCCATCGAAGAAGACGTGAAGTCGACACCGCCGATTCCGCCGACAGGTACGAGCACCGTTCAGGCGACGATTCAACGCTACGCCGGAATCGTGCTCTTCGAGGAGCAGTCACCCGCTGATGCGGCGCAGGCCCTCCACGACGAGATGACGGGTCTGATCACATAG